Within Protaetiibacter intestinalis, the genomic segment CGGCACGCCGTCCGAGGAGTACCGCGTCGGCTATCCGGCGTCGCTCCGGGCGGTCGCCGCGTGCGACCCCGTCGTCACGATCGTCGCCGCGGGCGAGTCCTTCGCGCCGAGCGTGCTGACGGACGTCGACGGGCTGCTGGTCGGCGGCGGCCTCACCCCCGCCTACCACGCGGCGGTCGACGAGCTCGTCGAGGAGATCCGGCTGCTCGTCGCCGACGGCCTGCCCTACCTCGGCTTCTCGGCAGGTGCGATGATCGCCGCCGATCGGGCCATCGTCGGCGGCTGGCGCATCAACGGCATCGCCGTGTGCCCGGAGGAGACGAGCGAGGACCTCGACGAGGTCACCGTCGTCGAGGGGCTCGGCCTCGTCGACCTCGCGGTCGACGTGCACGCCGCCCAGTGGGGCACGCTCAGCCGCCTCGTCGCGGCGACCGAGGCGGGACTCGTCGACGGCGGCGTGGCGATCGACGAGAAGACGGTGCTCGTGGTGGGCGACGAGGGCTTCGCGGTGTTCGGCGAGGGAAGCGTCTGGCAGGTGCTCGACGAGCCGGCGGGCGTCATCGTGGGAACCCTCGGCGGATGAGCGCCCCGCGGCCGCTCTCCGAGCTCGTCGACCCCGGCTGGGCCGTCGCGCTCGAACCGGTCGCCCCCCAGGTGGCGCGGATGGGGGAGCTGCTGCGCGCGGAGGTCGCGGCGGGCCGGCCGTACCTCCCCGCGGGAGCGAACGTGCTGCGCGCCTTCACCCAGCCCTTCGACGCGGTGCGCGTGCTCATCGTCGGCCAGGACCCGTATCCGACGCCCGGGCATCCGATCGGGCTCTCCTTCGCGGTCGAGCGTCACGTGCGTCCGGTGCCGCGGAGCCTGCAGAACATCTACCGCGAGCTCCACGACGACCTCGGCGTCACGCCGCCCGAGCACGGCGACCTGTCGGGCTGGAGCGAGCAGGGCGTCATGCTGCTCAACCGCGTGCTCACGGTGCGCGCGGGCGCCTCGGGGTCGCACCGCGGCATGGGCTGGGAGGCTGTCACCGAGCACGCCATCCGGGCGCTCGTGGCGCGCGACGCACCGCTCGTGGCGATCCTCTGGGGGCGGGATGCCGGCACCCTGCGCCCGCTGATGGGGAGCACGCCGGTGATCTCCTCGGCGCATCCGAGCCCCCTGTCGGCGCACAACGGATTCTTCGGCTCGCGGCCGTTCAGCCGGGCGAACGCGCTGCTCGAGCAGGCGGGCGGGGCGCCGGTCGACTGGGATCTCCGCCACACGGGGGAGGACGGCGCCGGATCGCGCGGATAGCGTGGGGGACATGACCGGAGCAGTCATCGAGATCCAGGGCCTCACCAAACGCTTCGGCGGCACGACAGCCGTCGACGACCTCAGCTTCCGGGTCGAACCCGGCGTCGTCACGGGCTTCCTCGGCCCGAACGGCGCCGGCAAGACCACGACGCTGCGCTCGCTCGTCGGGCTCGTGTCGCCCACGAGCGGACGGGCGACCTTCGACGGGGTCGCCTACGCCGAGCTGCGGGATCCGTTGCGCACCGTGGGCACGGCGCTCGAGGCCTCGAGCTTCCACCCCGGTCGCAGCGGGCGCGACCACCTGCGGGTCGCCGCGGCCGCCGCGGGCATCGGCGACGCGCGCGTCGACGAGGTGCTCGAGTGGGTGGGCCTCACGGCCGCCGCGCGGCGCCGCGCGGGCGGCTACTCCCTCGGCATGCGGCAGCGCCTCGGCCTCGCCTTCGCGCTGCTCGGCGACCCGGGTGCGCTCGTGCTCGACGAGCCGATCAACGGGCTCGACCCCGAGGGCATCCGCTGGATCCGCGAGTTCCTCCGCAGGCTCGCCGCGGAGGGCCGCACGGTGCTCGTCTCCTCGCACCTGCTGAGCGAGGTGCAGCAGACGGTCGACCGCGTCGTCATCATCAGCCAGGGCAGGCTCGCCTACCAGGGCACGCTCGACGGGCTCGAGGCGGGCACCGCGCGTGTGCACGTCGATGCCGCCGACCGTGCCGAGCTCGGCCGGGTGCTCGCCGCCGAGGGGGGCGCGGTCGAGACCTCGCCCGACGGCCTGCACGTCGCGGGGCTCGACGCCGCGCGGATCGGGGAGCTGGCGCTCGGGGCGGGGCTCGCGCTCCGACTCCTGGTGCCCGAGAAGGAGGGCCTGGAAGACGTCTTCCTCGGCATCGTCGGAGAGGGAGGGGTGCGCTGATGCTGCGTTCGATCCACTCCGAGATCCGCAAGGTGCTGACGACCCGCATCTGGTGGATCCTCGCGCTCATCCTCTTCGGCTACATCGCACTCGTCGCCGCCGGCATGGCCGCGCTGTTCGCCTTCGCATCCGACCAGTTGACGGAGCAGGGCGGTCAGGGCATCCCGGAGGAGGGCATCCCCCCGCTCATCTACAGCCTGACGACCGCGTTCGGCTACGTGTTCCCGGTGCTGTTCGGCGCCCTCGCGACGACGGGCGAGTTCCGGCACCAGACACTCACCCCCACCTTCCTCGCGACGCCGCGCCGCTCGACCGTGCTCGGCGGCAAGGTCGTCACGGCGGTCGTGTTCGGCGTGGTCTACGCCGTGGTCGGCTCGCTCGGGGCGGTCGGACTCGGCGGCATCGTCATCGCGGCCACGGGCCACGACCCGCTGCTCGGCGCGAGCGACACCTGGGCGCTGCTCGGCCGCGTGGTCATCGCGATGGTGTTGTGGGCGGTGATCGGCGTGGGCCTCGGCGTGCTGGTGCCGAACCAGGTGGCCGTGATCGTCATCGTGCTCGCCTTCACCCAGTTCGTCGAGCCGCTGCTGCGCACGGCGGCCGCCTTCTGGGAGTGGTCGGCGGCGGTCGGCCGGTTCCTGCCCGGGGCCGCGGGCGACGCCCTCGTCGGGTCGAG encodes:
- a CDS encoding Type 1 glutamine amidotransferase-like domain-containing protein, whose protein sequence is MSVHLVGGGWSPEGDPAVTSTFLAEAAARAAGGGRMVPRIAVLIVVDGGTPSEEYRVGYPASLRAVAACDPVVTIVAAGESFAPSVLTDVDGLLVGGGLTPAYHAAVDELVEEIRLLVADGLPYLGFSAGAMIAADRAIVGGWRINGIAVCPEETSEDLDEVTVVEGLGLVDLAVDVHAAQWGTLSRLVAATEAGLVDGGVAIDEKTVLVVGDEGFAVFGEGSVWQVLDEPAGVIVGTLGG
- a CDS encoding uracil-DNA glycosylase, yielding MSAPRPLSELVDPGWAVALEPVAPQVARMGELLRAEVAAGRPYLPAGANVLRAFTQPFDAVRVLIVGQDPYPTPGHPIGLSFAVERHVRPVPRSLQNIYRELHDDLGVTPPEHGDLSGWSEQGVMLLNRVLTVRAGASGSHRGMGWEAVTEHAIRALVARDAPLVAILWGRDAGTLRPLMGSTPVISSAHPSPLSAHNGFFGSRPFSRANALLEQAGGAPVDWDLRHTGEDGAGSRG
- a CDS encoding ABC transporter ATP-binding protein, yielding MTGAVIEIQGLTKRFGGTTAVDDLSFRVEPGVVTGFLGPNGAGKTTTLRSLVGLVSPTSGRATFDGVAYAELRDPLRTVGTALEASSFHPGRSGRDHLRVAAAAAGIGDARVDEVLEWVGLTAAARRRAGGYSLGMRQRLGLAFALLGDPGALVLDEPINGLDPEGIRWIREFLRRLAAEGRTVLVSSHLLSEVQQTVDRVVIISQGRLAYQGTLDGLEAGTARVHVDAADRAELGRVLAAEGGAVETSPDGLHVAGLDAARIGELALGAGLALRLLVPEKEGLEDVFLGIVGEGGVR
- a CDS encoding ABC transporter permease; the protein is MLRSIHSEIRKVLTTRIWWILALILFGYIALVAAGMAALFAFASDQLTEQGGQGIPEEGIPPLIYSLTTAFGYVFPVLFGALATTGEFRHQTLTPTFLATPRRSTVLGGKVVTAVVFGVVYAVVGSLGAVGLGGIVIAATGHDPLLGASDTWALLGRVVIAMVLWAVIGVGLGVLVPNQVAVIVIVLAFTQFVEPLLRTAAAFWEWSAAVGRFLPGAAGDALVGSSIFSALTGGSAVQPLEWWQGGLVLAGYAALFLVAGAATTWRRDVT